In the Candidatus Hydrogenedentota bacterium genome, one interval contains:
- a CDS encoding Na+:solute symporter yields the protein MAKIDYIVMALYLVGILSVGFMLSRKVKSSGDLFAAGGRSPWWASGLSAFMTMFSAGTFVVWGGIAYERGLVAVSINLCYGVAALAAGYFLAGRWKNLGIDSPAEYVSLRFGKPALHLYTWTMLVFRMVGVAVALYALAKIMVALMPLGEGVPFRDPATGNLGLHWAVFLFGLVVVVYTMVGGLWAVLMTDVLQFIVLTLAVLFVASMILLKAVDAGASLQQIPENFLKPTSGEYGMLFLAGWAAIHFFMIGAEWAFVQRYLCVENARAAKKATYLFAALYLVSPVLWFLPPMVFRVIEPGLDKEQAYILACQSVLPAGMVGLMVAAMFSATASMVSSQLNVFAGVLTQDIYKRLLRPDSSEQELVRVGRIATALLGFSLIGIALMVPRMGGAERVIVALTSLIVTPLLAPSVWGLLRKNTSLGHVFITVAICFMAGLVTYAIKNGLISLPSGFLSEWANWVRRYAQSADVLVGVVLPVVLLLFLDLSSFKRTNPGWTRLVSHEPEPIDSAGTHPGRMPACIVAGGMGACGVMMLGILPFNNEGHGMLILFAAVMLGLAAAILFTVRRTREQGKVQERWGVEKH from the coding sequence ATGGCAAAGATTGATTACATCGTCATGGCACTATATCTGGTCGGCATATTATCTGTCGGCTTCATGCTCAGCAGGAAGGTCAAATCCTCCGGGGACTTGTTCGCCGCCGGGGGACGCTCCCCATGGTGGGCCTCGGGGTTGAGCGCGTTCATGACCATGTTCTCGGCGGGCACTTTTGTGGTCTGGGGCGGGATTGCCTATGAACGAGGTCTTGTGGCCGTCAGCATCAATCTATGCTATGGCGTGGCGGCACTTGCGGCTGGGTATTTCCTTGCCGGCCGCTGGAAGAACCTCGGCATTGACTCGCCGGCGGAATATGTCTCCCTGCGTTTCGGGAAACCTGCATTGCATCTTTATACCTGGACGATGCTGGTGTTTCGCATGGTCGGTGTGGCGGTTGCCCTGTATGCCTTGGCAAAGATCATGGTTGCGCTCATGCCTCTTGGGGAAGGCGTGCCTTTCCGGGACCCGGCCACCGGCAACCTGGGGTTACACTGGGCGGTGTTCCTCTTTGGACTGGTGGTGGTGGTTTACACCATGGTGGGCGGCTTGTGGGCGGTATTAATGACGGACGTGTTGCAGTTCATCGTGTTGACCCTCGCAGTACTCTTTGTCGCGTCCATGATCCTGCTCAAGGCGGTGGACGCAGGCGCTTCGTTGCAGCAGATTCCGGAGAACTTCCTCAAACCCACAAGCGGCGAGTATGGCATGCTGTTTCTCGCGGGGTGGGCCGCAATTCACTTCTTCATGATTGGCGCGGAATGGGCCTTTGTGCAACGGTACCTCTGCGTGGAAAACGCGCGCGCCGCGAAAAAGGCAACGTATCTTTTTGCGGCGCTCTATCTGGTCAGTCCCGTTCTCTGGTTTCTTCCGCCCATGGTCTTCCGCGTTATTGAACCCGGTCTGGACAAGGAACAGGCCTACATCCTCGCCTGCCAGTCCGTGCTGCCTGCCGGGATGGTCGGACTCATGGTGGCGGCCATGTTCTCCGCCACGGCCAGCATGGTCAGTTCCCAGTTGAATGTGTTCGCCGGAGTGCTGACCCAGGACATCTACAAGCGGCTCTTGCGCCCGGACTCCTCGGAGCAGGAACTGGTGCGTGTCGGAAGAATAGCTACGGCGTTGCTTGGTTTTTCCCTTATCGGCATTGCCCTCATGGTGCCGCGCATGGGGGGGGCGGAACGTGTGATTGTCGCACTGACGAGCCTTATTGTCACGCCGTTGCTTGCCCCGTCTGTATGGGGGCTGCTCCGCAAGAACACCAGCCTGGGCCACGTGTTTATTACCGTTGCCATATGCTTTATGGCCGGACTCGTCACATATGCCATCAAGAACGGGCTAATCTCTCTTCCTTCAGGATTTCTTTCCGAGTGGGCGAACTGGGTGCGCAGGTATGCCCAGAGCGCAGATGTGCTTGTTGGAGTTGTGCTCCCGGTCGTGCTGCTTCTGTTTCTTGATCTGTCTTCTTTCAAGCGCACCAACCCGGGCTGGACCCGGCTTGTTTCCCACGAGCCGGAACCCATTGACAGTGCGGGCACCCATCCCGGGCGCATGCCTGCCTGCATTGTTGCGGGCGGCATGGGCGCCTGCGGAGTGATGATGTTGGGAATCCTCCCATTTAATAATGAAGGGCATGGCATGCTCATTCTCTTTGCCGCGGTAATGCTGGGACTGGCCGCCGCAATCCTTTTCACAGTGCGCCGCACGCGGGAACAGGGCAAAGTCCAAGAGAGATGGGGAGTCGAAAAACATTAA
- a CDS encoding transcriptional regulator, which produces MERLLNTVISRRVKPPAQINQGLRDGIECLLEIAAMERPVGSRELARRLGQDHTRVNRIISTLAYMGLAEQTADRKYISGPGLLVLAGLSLRGSPLYRCAMPHLEELGVATGYQVALGLRWRTNVSYLYHGHAREHAALGIVSEGLYPADRSSIGLVLLSQLTPQEITALYQGSSAGVLLNPDMKTLLERVKEARSAGFAVASNARSIAVALGKPAAAGIALYRTEDQETLPKDARTLRELVGQLNSTAERILRDMARV; this is translated from the coding sequence ATGGAAAGACTTCTGAACACAGTTATCTCACGGCGCGTCAAACCGCCCGCGCAGATTAACCAGGGCCTTCGTGATGGAATTGAGTGTCTGCTCGAAATTGCGGCGATGGAACGCCCGGTGGGAAGCCGGGAGCTGGCGCGCCGTCTGGGACAGGACCATACGCGCGTCAACCGCATCATCAGCACGCTGGCCTACATGGGACTGGCCGAACAGACAGCGGACCGCAAGTACATCTCGGGACCTGGATTGCTTGTGTTGGCCGGACTGAGCCTGCGTGGTTCTCCCCTCTATCGGTGCGCGATGCCGCATCTGGAGGAACTGGGTGTCGCAACGGGGTACCAGGTCGCCCTTGGCCTGCGCTGGCGAACCAATGTGAGTTATCTTTATCATGGCCATGCCCGGGAACATGCCGCTCTTGGCATCGTTTCGGAAGGCCTCTATCCAGCGGACCGCTCCAGCATCGGCCTGGTGCTCCTGTCACAATTGACGCCCCAGGAGATCACGGCGTTGTATCAGGGCTCATCCGCCGGGGTGCTGCTGAACCCGGACATGAAGACACTGTTAGAGCGTGTGAAAGAGGCCAGAAGTGCAGGCTTTGCTGTGGCGTCCAACGCCCGCTCCATCGCCGTGGCTTTGGGCAAACCGGCGGCGGCGGGCATCGCCTTGTATCGCACTGAAGACCAGGAAACACTGCCGAAGGATGCAAGAACTTTGCGGGAGTTGGTGGGACAACTTAACAGCACTGCGGAGCGCATATTGAGGGACATGGCGCGGGTTTAA